The Paenibacillus spongiae nucleotide sequence ATTCCGTCAATAGCGGCATTTAACCGCGCCACCTTATCCGCGGACAACACGCCCTTAAGCAGCAAGTAACCCTCTTCTTGAAACTGCTTGGCTAATTCCGGAACGGCCAGTTGAACAGTCATTGTACATCCCCCCTCAAAGTTTTATCGATACTTCCAGACTCATCAACTACGCGAGCTAAAAACGATCATGCCTACGGTTAAGCCGGCTTTATAGACTTTCGATTCATCTCGATTGTTCGCGGCCTACTCTCTGAACAGGAGGGCAACCAGGCACGAAAGAAAGCTTCCCGCCTTCTTACGTGCCGCAGCCCGCAATCCTCTGTTATTTCAAGTAGCCAAGCTCCTTTAACTGACGTTCCGCTTCTTCCATATACACCTTGTAATTCATGGACGATTCCAGTGTCTGGAGGAACGTGTCGTATTCGCCGATCGGTCGCTTGCCGTAAATGAACTTGGTCAGCTCTTCCTCAATATAGCGCGTTGCATCGACGGCGTTGTAGCCTTCCGGGTAATCGATGAAACCGCCATATGATTGGATATGAGGCTGCTTGTCGGCAAATTCGATATACGGCTTCTGTTTCGCGAACTTCACCTGCAAATATTCCATTTCCGGACGTCCGGTAAACTGATACAGCCAGAAATATGCCCCTTCCTTGCCAAGCAGCTCCGTCGGAACGACGGTATCGCCATCCAGATTGTAATGCTTTCCTTCAACGCCGTACTGCACAAGCTTGGAGCCGTCCGTGGAAACATAGTTCAACATCTCGATCACTTTGTTCAGCTTCTCCGGATTTTTCTCGAGCGATTTCGGAATCGCATAGAGCGCCGGCGTCATCCCGACATCCCACGAGCTGACATACTGGCCGCCGGGACCTTGGGGAGCCTCCAGCTGCATCCATTCCGCGTTCGGATTGACCGCTTTGATCTGTTCGGCGAACTGATCTTTCGTAATATTCGGCCAATCGATATAAATAATGCCCACCTGCCCTTTAATCGCTTTCTCCTGATGCTGCAGACCGGAATTCGCCATCAGCTCGGGGTCTACGGCGCCCGCGTCGACAAGCTTCTTGATATAGGTCAGCGCATCCTTCATATTCGGGTCATATAGCGAGTTAATCAGTTTATTGTCGTGAATGTACAAGCTAGGGCCGCCTTCGAATCCGATGCCGTAAGCGCCGAATATGGTGTTGAACGCACCCATTTTGCCTCCGGTTATGCCGAATGTGTCCTTCTTGCCATTGCCGTCGGGATCGCCGTCCGTGAACGCCTTGGCGACCGTATACAGCTCGTCGAGCGTCTTCGGCGGCTGCAGCTGCAGCTTATCCAGCCAGTCTTTGCGCACCCAGTATGTGTTGTACGGAATTTGCGGCGATTTGGCGATCGCATACACGCTGCCGTTCATCGTTCCTTTCTTCAAACTGTCTTCCCCGATAAAATCGATCGTCGGCTTCAGCTTATCCTGGTAAGCCGTCAGATCGAGCAGCAGTCCCTGTTCGGAAAATTGTTTCAGCTGCTGACGGTCCACCGTAAACAGATCCGGGAAATTGGCTGACGCCATCCGGACGTTCAGCTGGTTCTTGTAATCGTCCCCTGAAGCATACACCGTCAAGTTCAAATCGGTCCCCAGCGCTTTATCCAGCTCCTGCTTGATCGTATCCTGGTCTGGTGAAGGCAGGCCGTTGCCCGGCTCGATAATATCGAGCTTTACCGCTTTACCGGATGATTTCGCCGGTGCGGGAGAATCCGCTAGTCCACCGGCGCCCGTCTCCTTCGGTTTCGCGTTGCCGCACGCCGCCAGCAACATGCCCAGCAGAACGATAATAGTAGTCAACGCAACCCGTTTTGTCTTTTTCATCGTGCTATGCAGCCCCTTTCAAATTCCATATTAAAAAGCCATATTGCTTATGTGAATCCGTCAGCCGCCGCTGCTTCAGCCCTGCAGTGCCAAGCAGATGGCTGGCCGAACCGGCGTTCAACCTTTGACGGAGCCGAGCAGCATTCCTTTCGTAAAATGCTTCTGGATGAACGGATACACCACGATGATCGGAAGGCTTGCCGTAATGA carries:
- a CDS encoding extracellular solute-binding protein yields the protein MKKTKRVALTTIIVLLGMLLAACGNAKPKETGAGGLADSPAPAKSSGKAVKLDIIEPGNGLPSPDQDTIKQELDKALGTDLNLTVYASGDDYKNQLNVRMASANFPDLFTVDRQQLKQFSEQGLLLDLTAYQDKLKPTIDFIGEDSLKKGTMNGSVYAIAKSPQIPYNTYWVRKDWLDKLQLQPPKTLDELYTVAKAFTDGDPDGNGKKDTFGITGGKMGAFNTIFGAYGIGFEGGPSLYIHDNKLINSLYDPNMKDALTYIKKLVDAGAVDPELMANSGLQHQEKAIKGQVGIIYIDWPNITKDQFAEQIKAVNPNAEWMQLEAPQGPGGQYVSSWDVGMTPALYAIPKSLEKNPEKLNKVIEMLNYVSTDGSKLVQYGVEGKHYNLDGDTVVPTELLGKEGAYFWLYQFTGRPEMEYLQVKFAKQKPYIEFADKQPHIQSYGGFIDYPEGYNAVDATRYIEEELTKFIYGKRPIGEYDTFLQTLESSMNYKVYMEEAERQLKELGYLK